From the genome of Thermogutta terrifontis, one region includes:
- a CDS encoding sensor histidine kinase gives MDENTLQSLPPEQQIAFLKEQLLQTQRYTALGELVGTTTHEFNNVLTTIINWARHGLRHRDDATRDKAFDAILAAATRGSRITQTILGMARRRSNAMEPTDLRQLLADTLLLLEREMNKYHIRVEVAMEEVPPVMANPGQIQQVLLNLLTNARQAMPRGGRLVIRLHHDPGSEFVDLQIRDYGTGIPPEILPKIFDPFFTTKTGPDATGKGGTGLGLSACKEIIEAHRGRIRVESAVGKGTCFTVRLPCAATSTSSPSSESTPLGTSRVQSAPAAPTFAQLANGDFALEQLPSSHERPMDNVSSGS, from the coding sequence GTGGACGAAAACACCCTGCAATCACTTCCACCCGAGCAACAAATCGCGTTTCTCAAAGAACAACTTCTGCAAACCCAGCGTTACACCGCCCTCGGCGAGCTTGTGGGCACCACGACCCACGAGTTCAACAACGTCCTCACCACCATCATCAACTGGGCACGGCACGGCCTGCGGCATCGCGATGATGCCACGCGCGACAAAGCCTTTGACGCAATACTCGCCGCTGCCACGCGCGGATCGCGGATCACGCAGACGATTTTGGGAATGGCACGGCGACGTTCCAATGCCATGGAGCCGACCGACCTCCGCCAACTCCTTGCCGATACACTGCTGCTTCTGGAACGGGAAATGAACAAATACCACATTCGAGTGGAGGTGGCCATGGAAGAAGTGCCTCCCGTGATGGCCAACCCGGGCCAGATCCAGCAGGTGCTCCTCAACCTCTTGACCAATGCCCGACAGGCCATGCCGCGGGGTGGACGCCTGGTCATCCGACTCCACCACGACCCCGGCTCGGAGTTCGTGGATCTTCAAATTCGCGATTACGGCACAGGTATTCCGCCAGAAATCCTGCCCAAAATCTTCGATCCCTTCTTTACAACCAAGACGGGCCCGGATGCGACTGGCAAGGGCGGAACGGGACTGGGACTCTCTGCCTGCAAGGAGATTATCGAGGCGCACCGAGGGCGCATTCGGGTGGAAAGTGCGGTGGGCAAAGGGACCTGTTTCACCGTTCGGTTGCCCTGCGCGGCGACATCCACATCATCTCCTTCCAGTGAATCCACACCCTTGGGGACTTCACGCGTGCAGTCCGCGCCGGCGGCTCCCACGTTCGCCCAGCTTGCCAACGGCGACTTCGCACTCGAACAGCTTCCATCAAGCCACGAGCGACCGATGGACAACGTCTCTTCCGGATCCTGA